Genomic window (Abditibacteriaceae bacterium):
CCTTAATCGGCGGCGATCATAATATCTATCGCGCAATTCGCGGCGAATCGGCGGTCAGTCTGGGGCGCGACAGCGTAATTTTACGCTGGCTCCACGCGCAAGGCCCGATTGAAACCGGCCCCGACAACCATTTGTATGGACGCGCATCATCGGAAGAACGCATTCGGATTGCCGAAGGCGCGATCTTCCAACGTCTGCATGCACCGCTTCTCGAATTCGGAACAACTGTTGTAGCGCCAGTCAGCGATTTTTCAACAGTCTCCTTGAAACGTGTAGAAAAATTGCCCGGCGAATACGATAAAATTGCGCAGCGACATCTGGCGACGGGCAATTTAAACATCGACGCCAAAACGCATTATGTCGGCAACGTCGTCAGCTTGAAGTCGCTGACGGTAGGCGATGGCTCGTTCATCGAAGGCAACCTGAAAAGCCGCGACACTTTGCGCATCCAGCGCGGAACACGAATTGACGGTGCTATCACCAGCGGTGGCGATCTTATTATCGAAAGCGGCTGCTTTATTAAAGGCCCGATTGTGGCCGAAGGCCGCATGACGATTTCGAACGGTGTCCAAATTGGTTCGCCTCTCCTGCCAACCACAGCTTCCGGCCCTCGTATCGAAATTGCTCCCGGAGTCACTGCCTATGGCACGGTCTGGGCGCGCGATGAAGGACGGGTTTCTTCTCCGCAATCAAGGGCGTAAAATAAGAAGTACGGTCAATTTCGACCGTACTTCTTATTTTTGACAATACCGGAGCGACATTGCGCAACCTGAATCGAATTCGTTCCTCTTGCATTTCTATGCGATTTTGTAAATTAGCTGTTCTTGGCCTTTCTACCCTCACGTTCTTTTCGGCATCGGTTCTTCATGCGCAAACGGAAGCAACAACCGAGACGCCTCGACTCCAGCCCGCCAAAGCCGTAGTTTTTGAGCCGCGCGGTTTTCAGGAAAAAGACGGAGCAATTCCGCTGATTGCCGCCGGTGAAACGGTCGATCCGTACTTTGCGACTAAAGCACTTCTCACAGCCCACGAATCGGGGCTAGATATTCGCAAATCGGCGGAAGCGTGGATTAAATGGCTCCTGCCCCGTCAGA
Coding sequences:
- a CDS encoding polymer-forming cytoskeletal protein yields the protein MNTLPTTTFPTWLGVIGLFLLFGVWVMLPLIPALTEMRRRTDALPLRIVREYDGNVRFFAQGFLGFLNKEWKDALSMVANTQTDRQGHLSDGSPFLITTGRGMLPLDQKESRKRTVDKVIACSGTVTLPDELYFAREILALKPLIGGDHNIYRAIRGESAVSLGRDSVILRWLHAQGPIETGPDNHLYGRASSEERIRIAEGAIFQRLHAPLLEFGTTVVAPVSDFSTVSLKRVEKLPGEYDKIAQRHLATGNLNIDAKTHYVGNVVSLKSLTVGDGSFIEGNLKSRDTLRIQRGTRIDGAITSGGDLIIESGCFIKGPIVAEGRMTISNGVQIGSPLLPTTASGPRIEIAPGVTAYGTVWARDEGRVSSPQSRA